The following proteins come from a genomic window of Deltaproteobacteria bacterium:
- a CDS encoding serine/threonine-protein phosphatase, translating to MRVIPGNAQDIGSRQEQQDAFGFTDIDDTTFVAHGGVLAIVADGMGGLAMGRQASQRAVDTFLHAYMEKRPDEEIPEALMRALHAANSIVVQIGTKENLGGHIGTTGVAAVIHHGQLHWVSVGDSRLYLYRQGALTQLTTDHAFAAELAKAVQAGVISQEEAERHPERRSLMSYIGKESLTQIDSNTIPLPLEKGDRLLLCSDGLYGTLNLAEMAAVLEDDPQSAAEALKNAALKKQRSHQDNITAVVMGWGDERGQQQNSSMFPGLNRTQLHRYAILVLVVLLVGMLWLFIGWHRSESGTDDYTHSEIGPPTSSLGNADPADKEGRAP from the coding sequence ATGAGGGTCATTCCAGGCAATGCACAGGACATCGGTAGCCGTCAGGAACAACAAGATGCGTTTGGTTTTACTGACATTGATGACACTACATTTGTCGCTCACGGTGGCGTGTTGGCAATTGTCGCTGATGGTATGGGCGGCCTAGCGATGGGGCGGCAAGCCAGTCAGCGGGCGGTTGATACGTTTTTACATGCGTACATGGAAAAACGCCCGGATGAGGAGATTCCTGAAGCTCTGATGCGAGCACTGCATGCGGCGAATTCGATAGTGGTGCAGATTGGTACGAAAGAAAACTTAGGAGGGCACATCGGCACGACTGGCGTGGCCGCAGTGATTCATCATGGGCAATTGCATTGGGTGTCGGTTGGCGACAGCCGGTTGTACCTCTATCGGCAGGGCGCTCTTACTCAACTGACGACAGATCATGCCTTTGCGGCCGAATTAGCCAAAGCGGTGCAAGCTGGAGTGATTAGCCAGGAGGAGGCTGAACGTCACCCCGAGCGTCGGAGCTTGATGAGCTATATCGGCAAGGAGTCACTCACCCAGATCGATAGCAATACTATTCCATTACCATTAGAAAAAGGGGACCGTCTGCTTTTATGCAGCGATGGTCTGTATGGTACTCTTAATCTTGCGGAGATGGCCGCAGTATTGGAAGATGATCCACAATCGGCTGCCGAAGCACTGAAGAATGCTGCGCTGAAGAAGCAGAGGTCCCATCAAGATAATATTACTGCGGTAGTAATGGGATGGGGAGACGAACGCGGGCAGCAGCAAAATTCGTCGATGTTCCCCGGCCTCAATCGCACGCAGCTCCATCGGTATGCTATCCTGGTGCTGGTGGTGCTCTTGGTCGGAATGCTTTGGTTGTTCATCGGATGGCACAGGAGTGAAAGTGGAACGGACGACTACACTCATAGTGAAATAGGTCCGCCGACATCGTCGCTTGGAAACGCAGACCCAGCTGACAAGGAGGGGAGAGCTCCATGA